The Sciurus carolinensis chromosome 18, mSciCar1.2, whole genome shotgun sequence genome contains a region encoding:
- the LOC124970579 gene encoding transmembrane protein 180-like isoform X4 — protein sequence MTFLNIKPIARAYCLITLGTEMLNYVFSFYYMKLFLHLYQISDVAFYQAQIILIFWNVLNDLTGYFHSNFKTERYLCSHLSVLYGTLLYVLAFLLPWFPWKVYEEGDWLSALHLVVSLCAFDSTLTCLQQAQCTFFAETVTRQESRLQLIKVNHVASLVGSTSILFCGLISNNLEILPNFQSVAIVMAFLAAVSLYSGMYYMRYFEPKRSTEENFFLESEQDFTWTSVALFLRQILSQKNFYLFLIMSFLQVFHLTFLNNFMMIFAETLIPGNVLSSSTRSIMYGAGFICPQCLVLMCQSWLKKFGYYKIILTSFYLEGAVSIVMLLLGQYYYYCLAFYLIIINVPVDLRDDVFNLICLVPLGIAVIQILLWSPFSIRTKADYPGTL from the exons atgacatttttaaatatcaaaccCATTGCTCGGGCATACTGTCTGATAACATTAGGGACTGAAATGCTAAATTATGTCTTCAGTTTCTATTACATGAAGCTTTTTTTACATCTCTACCAAATTTCAGACGTGGCCTTCTATCAAGCCCAG ataattttaatattctggaATGTTCTTAATGACCTGACTGGGTATTTTCACAGCAACTTTAAGACCGAACGCTATTTATGCAGTCATCTTTCTGTCTTGTATGGAACTCTTTTATATGTACTGGCCTTCCTGCTTCCTTGGTTCCCTTGGAAAGTGTATGAAGAAGGTGACTGGCTTAGTGCACTTCACCTGGTGGTCTCCTTATGTGCTTTTGACAGCACACTTACCTGTCTGCAGCAAGCCCAGTGCACATTCTTTGCAGAGACCGTCACTAGGCAAGAAAGTCGTCTTCAGCTGATTAAAGTGAACCACGTGGCCTCGCTAGTAGGATCTACCAGTATCCTCTTCTGTGGCCTCATCTCTAATAACCTGGAAATTCTGCCCAACTTTCAGTCTGTTGCTATTGTCATGGCCTTTCTCGCAGCTGTCAGCCTTTACAGTGGCATGTACTACATGAGATATTTTGAACCTAAAAGAAGCACCGAGGAAAACTTTTTCTTGGAAAGTGAACAGGATTTCACCTGGACCTCTGTTgccttatttttgagacaaatcTTGTCCCAGAAGAACTTCTACCTTTTTCTGATAATGAGTTTCTTACAAGTCTTCCATTTAACTTTCTTAAATAACTTCATGATGATCTTTGCAGAGACTCTCATTCCCGggaatgttctttcttcttccacaaGGAGTATCATGTATGGGGCAGGCTTCATTTGCCCACAG TGCCTTGTCCTTATGTGTCAGTCCTGGCTGAAGAAATTTGGTTATTATAAGATTATCTTAACTTCTTTCTACCTAGAAGGAGCTGTTTCCATTGTCATGTTACTTCTGGGACAGTATTACTATTACTGTTTGGCCTTTTATCTCATTATTATCAA TGTACCTGTAGATCTTCGGGATGATGTGTTTAATTTGATTTGCCTGGTTCCGCTGGGCATTGCAGTAATTCAGATTCTGCTTTGGAGTCCATTTTCAATCAGGACCAAGGCAGACTACCCAGGGACTCTTTAA
- the LOC124970579 gene encoding transmembrane protein 180-like isoform X1, translating to MTFLNIKPIARAYCLITLGTEMLNYVFSFYYMKLFLHLYQISDVAFYQAQIILIFWNVLNDLTGYFHSNFKTERYLCSHLSVLYGTLLYVLAFLLPWFPWKVYEEGDWLSALHLVVSLCAFDSTLTCLQQAQCTFFAETVTRQESRLQLIKVNHVASLVGSTSILFCGLISNNLEILPNFQSVAIVMAFLAAVSLYSGMYYMRYFEPKRSTEENFFLESEQDFTWTSVALFLRQILSQKNFYLFLIMSFLQVFHLTFLNNFMMIFAETLIPGNVLSSSTRSIMYGAGFICPQCLVLMCQSWLKKFGYYKIILTSFYLEGAVSIVMLLLGQYYYYCLAFYLIIIKVIVQASFCLFILPLTDLVDADLLKFNRQSSLCSVIFGIHALFTKPAQSLAPMAILWKLREYGYRNSISSAGDGTQDLTHTSVPVDLRDDVFNLICLVPLGIAVIQILLWSPFSIRTKADYPGTL from the exons atgacatttttaaatatcaaaccCATTGCTCGGGCATACTGTCTGATAACATTAGGGACTGAAATGCTAAATTATGTCTTCAGTTTCTATTACATGAAGCTTTTTTTACATCTCTACCAAATTTCAGACGTGGCCTTCTATCAAGCCCAG ataattttaatattctggaATGTTCTTAATGACCTGACTGGGTATTTTCACAGCAACTTTAAGACCGAACGCTATTTATGCAGTCATCTTTCTGTCTTGTATGGAACTCTTTTATATGTACTGGCCTTCCTGCTTCCTTGGTTCCCTTGGAAAGTGTATGAAGAAGGTGACTGGCTTAGTGCACTTCACCTGGTGGTCTCCTTATGTGCTTTTGACAGCACACTTACCTGTCTGCAGCAAGCCCAGTGCACATTCTTTGCAGAGACCGTCACTAGGCAAGAAAGTCGTCTTCAGCTGATTAAAGTGAACCACGTGGCCTCGCTAGTAGGATCTACCAGTATCCTCTTCTGTGGCCTCATCTCTAATAACCTGGAAATTCTGCCCAACTTTCAGTCTGTTGCTATTGTCATGGCCTTTCTCGCAGCTGTCAGCCTTTACAGTGGCATGTACTACATGAGATATTTTGAACCTAAAAGAAGCACCGAGGAAAACTTTTTCTTGGAAAGTGAACAGGATTTCACCTGGACCTCTGTTgccttatttttgagacaaatcTTGTCCCAGAAGAACTTCTACCTTTTTCTGATAATGAGTTTCTTACAAGTCTTCCATTTAACTTTCTTAAATAACTTCATGATGATCTTTGCAGAGACTCTCATTCCCGggaatgttctttcttcttccacaaGGAGTATCATGTATGGGGCAGGCTTCATTTGCCCACAG TGCCTTGTCCTTATGTGTCAGTCCTGGCTGAAGAAATTTGGTTATTATAAGATTATCTTAACTTCTTTCTACCTAGAAGGAGCTGTTTCCATTGTCATGTTACTTCTGGGACAGTATTACTATTACTGTTTGGCCTTTTATCTCATTATTATCAA ggtGATTGTGCAggcttctttttgtttatttatcctGCCACTAACTGACCTGGTTGATGCAGATTTACTGAAGTTCAATAGGCA ATCATCCCTTTGCTCAGTGATTTTTGGCATCCATGCTCTGTTTACCAAGCCTGCTCAGTCTTTAGCTCCCATGGCGATCCTGTGGAAGCTAAGGGAGTATGGGTACAGGAACTCAATCAGCAG tgctggagatggaacccaggaccttacacatactag TGTACCTGTAGATCTTCGGGATGATGTGTTTAATTTGATTTGCCTGGTTCCGCTGGGCATTGCAGTAATTCAGATTCTGCTTTGGAGTCCATTTTCAATCAGGACCAAGGCAGACTACCCAGGGACTCTTTAA
- the LOC124970579 gene encoding transmembrane protein 180-like isoform X3, translated as MTFLNIKPIARAYCLITLGTEMLNYVFSFYYMKLFLHLYQISDVAFYQAQIILIFWNVLNDLTGYFHSNFKTERYLCSHLSVLYGTLLYVLAFLLPWFPWKVYEEGDWLSALHLVVSLCAFDSTLTCLQQAQCTFFAETVTRQESRLQLIKVNHVASLVGSTSILFCGLISNNLEILPNFQSVAIVMAFLAAVSLYSGMYYMRYFEPKRSTEENFFLESEQDFTWTSVALFLRQILSQKNFYLFLIMSFLQVFHLTFLNNFMMIFAETLIPGNVLSSSTRSIMYGAGFICPQCLVLMCQSWLKKFGYYKIILTSFYLEGAVSIVMLLLGQYYYYCLAFYLIIIKSSLCSVIFGIHALFTKPAQSLAPMAILWKLREYGYRNSISSAGDGTQDLTHTSVPVDLRDDVFNLICLVPLGIAVIQILLWSPFSIRTKADYPGTL; from the exons atgacatttttaaatatcaaaccCATTGCTCGGGCATACTGTCTGATAACATTAGGGACTGAAATGCTAAATTATGTCTTCAGTTTCTATTACATGAAGCTTTTTTTACATCTCTACCAAATTTCAGACGTGGCCTTCTATCAAGCCCAG ataattttaatattctggaATGTTCTTAATGACCTGACTGGGTATTTTCACAGCAACTTTAAGACCGAACGCTATTTATGCAGTCATCTTTCTGTCTTGTATGGAACTCTTTTATATGTACTGGCCTTCCTGCTTCCTTGGTTCCCTTGGAAAGTGTATGAAGAAGGTGACTGGCTTAGTGCACTTCACCTGGTGGTCTCCTTATGTGCTTTTGACAGCACACTTACCTGTCTGCAGCAAGCCCAGTGCACATTCTTTGCAGAGACCGTCACTAGGCAAGAAAGTCGTCTTCAGCTGATTAAAGTGAACCACGTGGCCTCGCTAGTAGGATCTACCAGTATCCTCTTCTGTGGCCTCATCTCTAATAACCTGGAAATTCTGCCCAACTTTCAGTCTGTTGCTATTGTCATGGCCTTTCTCGCAGCTGTCAGCCTTTACAGTGGCATGTACTACATGAGATATTTTGAACCTAAAAGAAGCACCGAGGAAAACTTTTTCTTGGAAAGTGAACAGGATTTCACCTGGACCTCTGTTgccttatttttgagacaaatcTTGTCCCAGAAGAACTTCTACCTTTTTCTGATAATGAGTTTCTTACAAGTCTTCCATTTAACTTTCTTAAATAACTTCATGATGATCTTTGCAGAGACTCTCATTCCCGggaatgttctttcttcttccacaaGGAGTATCATGTATGGGGCAGGCTTCATTTGCCCACAG TGCCTTGTCCTTATGTGTCAGTCCTGGCTGAAGAAATTTGGTTATTATAAGATTATCTTAACTTCTTTCTACCTAGAAGGAGCTGTTTCCATTGTCATGTTACTTCTGGGACAGTATTACTATTACTGTTTGGCCTTTTATCTCATTATTATCAA ATCATCCCTTTGCTCAGTGATTTTTGGCATCCATGCTCTGTTTACCAAGCCTGCTCAGTCTTTAGCTCCCATGGCGATCCTGTGGAAGCTAAGGGAGTATGGGTACAGGAACTCAATCAGCAG tgctggagatggaacccaggaccttacacatactag TGTACCTGTAGATCTTCGGGATGATGTGTTTAATTTGATTTGCCTGGTTCCGCTGGGCATTGCAGTAATTCAGATTCTGCTTTGGAGTCCATTTTCAATCAGGACCAAGGCAGACTACCCAGGGACTCTTTAA
- the LOC124970579 gene encoding transmembrane protein 180-like isoform X2, producing the protein MTFLNIKPIARAYCLITLGTEMLNYVFSFYYMKLFLHLYQISDVAFYQAQIILIFWNVLNDLTGYFHSNFKTERYLCSHLSVLYGTLLYVLAFLLPWFPWKVYEEGDWLSALHLVVSLCAFDSTLTCLQQAQCTFFAETVTRQESRLQLIKVNHVASLVGSTSILFCGLISNNLEILPNFQSVAIVMAFLAAVSLYSGMYYMRYFEPKRSTEENFFLESEQDFTWTSVALFLRQILSQKNFYLFLIMSFLQVFHLTFLNNFMMIFAETLIPGNVLSSSTRSIMYGAGFICPQCLVLMCQSWLKKFGYYKIILTSFYLEGAVSIVMLLLGQYYYYCLAFYLIIIKVIVQASFCLFILPLTDLVDADLLKFNRQSSLCSVIFGIHALFTKPAQSLAPMAILWKLREYGYRNSISSAGDGTQDLTHTRHSVILGCSCGTFQQALCISLLSYEQLEVYL; encoded by the exons atgacatttttaaatatcaaaccCATTGCTCGGGCATACTGTCTGATAACATTAGGGACTGAAATGCTAAATTATGTCTTCAGTTTCTATTACATGAAGCTTTTTTTACATCTCTACCAAATTTCAGACGTGGCCTTCTATCAAGCCCAG ataattttaatattctggaATGTTCTTAATGACCTGACTGGGTATTTTCACAGCAACTTTAAGACCGAACGCTATTTATGCAGTCATCTTTCTGTCTTGTATGGAACTCTTTTATATGTACTGGCCTTCCTGCTTCCTTGGTTCCCTTGGAAAGTGTATGAAGAAGGTGACTGGCTTAGTGCACTTCACCTGGTGGTCTCCTTATGTGCTTTTGACAGCACACTTACCTGTCTGCAGCAAGCCCAGTGCACATTCTTTGCAGAGACCGTCACTAGGCAAGAAAGTCGTCTTCAGCTGATTAAAGTGAACCACGTGGCCTCGCTAGTAGGATCTACCAGTATCCTCTTCTGTGGCCTCATCTCTAATAACCTGGAAATTCTGCCCAACTTTCAGTCTGTTGCTATTGTCATGGCCTTTCTCGCAGCTGTCAGCCTTTACAGTGGCATGTACTACATGAGATATTTTGAACCTAAAAGAAGCACCGAGGAAAACTTTTTCTTGGAAAGTGAACAGGATTTCACCTGGACCTCTGTTgccttatttttgagacaaatcTTGTCCCAGAAGAACTTCTACCTTTTTCTGATAATGAGTTTCTTACAAGTCTTCCATTTAACTTTCTTAAATAACTTCATGATGATCTTTGCAGAGACTCTCATTCCCGggaatgttctttcttcttccacaaGGAGTATCATGTATGGGGCAGGCTTCATTTGCCCACAG TGCCTTGTCCTTATGTGTCAGTCCTGGCTGAAGAAATTTGGTTATTATAAGATTATCTTAACTTCTTTCTACCTAGAAGGAGCTGTTTCCATTGTCATGTTACTTCTGGGACAGTATTACTATTACTGTTTGGCCTTTTATCTCATTATTATCAA ggtGATTGTGCAggcttctttttgtttatttatcctGCCACTAACTGACCTGGTTGATGCAGATTTACTGAAGTTCAATAGGCA ATCATCCCTTTGCTCAGTGATTTTTGGCATCCATGCTCTGTTTACCAAGCCTGCTCAGTCTTTAGCTCCCATGGCGATCCTGTGGAAGCTAAGGGAGTATGGGTACAGGAACTCAATCAGCAG tgctggagatggaacccaggaccttacacatactag GCACTCTGTCATCCTGGGTTGTAGCTGTGGCACCTTTCAGCAGGCACTGTGCATCAGCCTCCTCTCCTATGAGCAACTAGAAG TGTACCTGTAG